A stretch of Anomaloglossus baeobatrachus isolate aAnoBae1 chromosome 5 unlocalized genomic scaffold, aAnoBae1.hap1 SUPER_5_unloc_21, whole genome shotgun sequence DNA encodes these proteins:
- the LOC142259001 gene encoding gastrula zinc finger protein XlCGF66.1-like, which produces MDMDRDKMAERILHLTLEILFRLTGEDYTVVKKTSTEPCQDPVSEGWRRPLSPITGPPPHPPIHEDINDQKILELTYKMIELLTGEVPIRCQDVTVYFSMEEWEYLEVHKDLYKDVMMEVPRSLTSPGLSSKRTTPERCPRPLLPQDCKQEDPDVPQDHQITLISHKI; this is translated from the exons atggatatggacagggacaagatggctgagaggatattacacctcaccctagagatcctcttccggcttactggagag gattacacagtagtgaagaagacctctactgagccctgtcaggaccctgtgtctgagggatggagaagacccctgagcccaatcacggggcctccacctcaccccccgatacatgaggacatcaatgaccagaagatcctagaactcacctacaagatgattgagctgctgactggagag gttcctataaggtgtcaggacgtcaccgtctatttctccatggaggagtgggagtatttagaagtacacaaagatctgtacaaggacgtcatgatggaggttccccggtccctcacatcaccag gtctatccagtaagaggacaacaccagagagatgtccccgtcctcttctcccacaggactgtaaacaagaagaccccgatgttcctcaggatcatcag ATAACCTTGATATCACACAAAATTTAA